The Betaproteobacteria bacterium genome includes a window with the following:
- the mdeB gene encoding alpha-ketoglutarate dehydrogenase: MTDLSDISVSGLWRVLAQDLDPIETREWLDAFDAIVENEGAERATFVLRKLLDHARMVRVPMPPVLNTPYANTVSLADQPQFPGNPEIESRISALVRWNALAMVVRANRANSELGGHIATYASSADLFEVGYNHFFRAGQDGDAIYFQPHSAPGVYARAYMEGRLPEESLDNYRRETGGKGLSSYCHPWLMPEFWQFPTGSMGLGSITSIYQARFMRYLEDRNILETKSRKVWCFVGDGEMDEPESIAGLAMAAREGLDNLIFVVNCNLQRLDGPVRGNGSIVQELEGLFAGAGWNVVKVMWGSDWDPLFARDRDNVILKRLHETVDGEFQKYAATDGRFNREAFFSKYPELQQLVADMSDEDIDRLKRGGHDPMKIYAAYHAAVNHKGRPTVILAQTKKGYGMGSAAQGKMAAHQAKKLEDDTLLAFRDRFALPLSNEDVHNLRFYKPADDSPEMKYLHARRQALGGYVPARKPKGESLPVPELQSFARLLEGSGNREQSTTMVFVQMLSQLLRDKAIGKHIVPIVADEARTFGMQSLFRQVAIYSPHGQLYEPEDKDELLYYKEAKDGQILEEGITEAGAISSWIAAATSYSAHGVPMLPFYIFYSCFGFQRIGDLVWSAADSRSRGFLLGATAGRTTLSGEGLQHEDGSSHILFSTVPNCVAYDPAFGYEVTTIVRDGMRRMLENQEDVFYYITVMNENYVHPAMPATAQEGILKGMYKLREGRSKKGAPTVQLLGSGTILREVIAAAELLEKDWTIAADVWSVTSFTELRRDGLGVERWNRLHPDAQPKQSWVEQSLAKTSGPVIAASDYMRALPDMIRTWVSRKYVVLGTDGFGRSDSRAALRDFFEVDRNHVVVAALKALADEGAIDRKIVRRAIEKYGIAADRPNPWDV; the protein is encoded by the coding sequence ATGACCGATCTTTCCGACATCAGCGTTTCCGGCCTCTGGCGCGTGCTCGCGCAGGATCTCGACCCGATCGAGACCAGGGAATGGCTGGATGCCTTCGACGCCATCGTCGAGAACGAAGGCGCGGAGCGGGCGACTTTCGTCCTGAGAAAGCTGCTGGACCACGCGCGCATGGTGCGCGTACCGATGCCGCCGGTGCTGAATACGCCTTATGCGAATACGGTCTCGCTCGCCGACCAGCCGCAGTTTCCCGGCAATCCGGAAATCGAGTCGCGCATTTCCGCGCTGGTGCGCTGGAATGCACTGGCGATGGTGGTGCGCGCCAATCGCGCGAATTCCGAACTCGGCGGTCATATCGCTACTTACGCCTCGTCCGCCGATCTGTTCGAGGTCGGCTACAACCATTTCTTCCGCGCCGGCCAGGATGGCGACGCCATTTATTTCCAGCCGCACTCCGCGCCCGGCGTCTATGCGCGTGCCTACATGGAAGGCCGGCTTCCCGAAGAAAGCCTCGACAACTACCGTCGCGAGACCGGCGGCAAAGGCCTGTCGTCGTATTGCCATCCGTGGCTGATGCCCGAGTTCTGGCAGTTTCCCACCGGTTCGATGGGCCTGGGCTCGATCACTTCGATCTATCAGGCGCGCTTCATGCGCTATCTCGAAGACCGCAACATTCTGGAAACCAAGTCGCGCAAGGTATGGTGCTTCGTCGGCGACGGCGAGATGGACGAGCCCGAATCCATCGCCGGGCTGGCAATGGCGGCGCGCGAAGGCCTCGACAATCTGATCTTCGTCGTCAACTGCAACCTGCAGCGCCTCGACGGCCCGGTGCGCGGCAACGGTTCGATCGTGCAGGAACTCGAGGGGCTGTTCGCCGGCGCCGGCTGGAATGTCGTCAAGGTCATGTGGGGCTCGGACTGGGACCCGCTGTTCGCGCGCGATCGCGACAACGTGATCCTCAAGCGGTTGCACGAAACCGTCGACGGGGAATTCCAGAAATACGCGGCGACCGACGGCCGTTTCAATCGCGAAGCTTTTTTCAGCAAGTACCCGGAACTGCAGCAACTCGTCGCGGACATGTCGGACGAGGACATCGACCGGCTCAAGCGCGGCGGCCACGATCCGATGAAGATCTACGCCGCCTATCACGCGGCGGTGAACCACAAGGGCCGCCCGACCGTGATCCTGGCCCAGACCAAGAAAGGTTACGGCATGGGCAGCGCCGCGCAAGGCAAGATGGCCGCGCATCAGGCCAAGAAGCTCGAGGACGATACGCTGCTCGCGTTCCGCGACCGTTTCGCACTGCCGCTCAGCAACGAGGACGTGCACAACCTGCGCTTCTACAAGCCGGCGGACGACAGTCCGGAAATGAAATACCTGCACGCGCGCCGCCAGGCGCTCGGCGGCTATGTCCCGGCGCGCAAGCCGAAGGGGGAATCCCTGCCTGTCCCGGAACTTCAATCCTTCGCACGGCTGCTCGAAGGCTCCGGCAACCGCGAGCAATCGACCACCATGGTGTTCGTGCAGATGCTGTCGCAGTTGTTGCGCGACAAGGCCATCGGCAAGCACATCGTGCCGATCGTCGCCGACGAAGCGCGCACCTTCGGCATGCAGTCCCTGTTCCGCCAGGTCGCAATCTACTCGCCGCACGGCCAGCTCTACGAACCGGAAGACAAGGACGAACTGCTTTACTACAAGGAAGCCAAGGACGGACAGATCCTGGAGGAAGGCATCACCGAGGCCGGCGCGATTTCTTCCTGGATCGCCGCCGCCACTTCCTACAGTGCGCACGGCGTGCCGATGCTCCCGTTCTACATTTTCTATTCCTGCTTCGGCTTCCAGCGCATCGGTGACCTGGTCTGGTCGGCGGCGGATTCACGCTCGCGCGGATTCCTGCTGGGCGCCACGGCCGGACGCACCACGCTGTCCGGCGAAGGCTTGCAGCACGAGGACGGTTCCAGCCACATCCTGTTCTCTACGGTGCCGAACTGCGTGGCCTACGATCCGGCCTTCGGCTACGAAGTCACGACCATCGTGCGCGACGGTATGCGCCGCATGCTGGAAAACCAGGAAGACGTGTTCTATTACATCACCGTGATGAACGAGAACTACGTCCATCCCGCGATGCCGGCGACCGCGCAAGAAGGCATTCTGAAAGGAATGTACAAACTTCGCGAGGGCAGGAGCAAGAAGGGCGCGCCCACCGTGCAACTGCTCGGTTCCGGGACCATCCTGCGCGAAGTCATCGCTGCCGCGGAACTGCTGGAGAAAGACTGGACCATCGCCGCCGATGTGTGGAGCGTAACCAGCTTCACCGAACTGCGCCGCGATGGCCTCGGCGTCGAGCGCTGGAACCGCCTGCATCCCGATGCGCAGCCGAAACAATCCTGGGTCGAGCAAAGCCTGGCGAAAACGTCGGGACCGGTCATCGCGGCCAGCGACTACATGCGCGCCCTGCCCGACATGATCCGCACCTGGGTGTCGCGCAAGTATGTCGTGCTCGGCACCGACGGCTTCGGCCGCAGCGACAGCCGTGCCGCGCTGCGCGACTTCTTCGAAGTGGATCGCAACCACGTTGTCGTTGCCGCGCTCAAGGCGCTGGCCGACGAAGGCGCGATCGATCGCAAGATCGTCAGGCGCGCGATCGAGAAATACGGCATTGCCGCCGACCGGCCGAACCCCTGGGACGTGTAA
- a CDS encoding Lrp/AsnC family transcriptional regulator — translation MPELQLDSIDWKILGLLQADARIPNVELAKAIGLSPSPCLNRVRALEEAGYISRYVTLLDALRVGLKVSVFIQVTLERQIESALERFENAIRGRPEVMECYLMTGDADYLIRVVVADIQVLEEFILKFLTKLPGVGNIKSSFALKQVKYQTALPLPSAAVARKPGAKGKGKR, via the coding sequence ATGCCGGAATTGCAGCTGGATTCGATAGACTGGAAAATTCTCGGCTTGCTCCAGGCAGACGCGCGCATACCCAACGTCGAGCTGGCGAAAGCGATCGGGCTGTCGCCATCGCCTTGTCTGAACCGCGTGCGCGCGTTGGAAGAAGCCGGCTATATCAGCCGCTACGTTACCTTGCTCGACGCGTTGCGCGTCGGCCTCAAGGTCAGCGTATTCATCCAGGTCACGCTCGAACGTCAGATCGAATCCGCGCTGGAAAGGTTCGAAAACGCCATCCGTGGCCGGCCCGAAGTCATGGAGTGCTACCTGATGACCGGCGATGCCGACTACCTGATACGTGTCGTCGTGGCGGACATCCAGGTGCTGGAAGAATTCATCCTCAAGTTCCTGACGAAACTGCCCGGAGTGGGAAATATCAAGTCGAGTTTCGCACTGAAGCAGGTGAAGTACCAGACGGCGTTGCCGCTGCCCTCGGCAGCGGTCGCGCGAAAACCGGGCGCTAAGGGGAAAGGGAAAAGGTGA